From Alosa sapidissima isolate fAloSap1 chromosome 2, fAloSap1.pri, whole genome shotgun sequence, one genomic window encodes:
- the cobll1b gene encoding cordon-bleu protein-like 1b isoform X2: MEQQQDNPLERDLTLVVVLPEGDEKTTVVHGSKPLMDLLITLCAKYHLNPSGHTIELVSTNRNHIKFKPNALIGTLEAEKILLKPKGMEEKNKKVGPQMPEATVRLVINYKKTQKTILRVSPKVPLNHLLPAICEKCEFDTTTTILLRNVQSDEPLDLTNSLHDFGIREVYARDTKAMSPTELPPSPTHSDTLCLSARKDKSQKERENKENKGLFSLFRRSRKKSDQPMTVSAPASPILRKPRPVSMCALPSHTSSYSSNTMPSDGPKKRRAPLPPTMMSSDTTADQGADQEAKPQSPTQTDGHQDHPSVSRASSSESSLKRTKRKAPPPPTSTSTPTPSPSPPEEAPAERSLTGIPLQAPLEEIGEQEEESLAPTPVEEESGESAAPREESGSSPLQASSALGHTQEDDSSLNLSADISMDSEPGEASSPTHDSDMLSLSAFEDTGEDQSCDLSSHGKLAGSLMSSEEYTTQMLSAEAQAAPKGEDEDSGMEPAVESSEQDASSAQEATVPDEFPGGGADPRRSPGAAGSPQHPPDTPQPQVAEEPSLDAAGSRAASALEECTRGEAISGASSPTNAPGATSKPEPQPTPPPPPSAELQRDTATSTEELTSPEAVSPVAYPPTPSPPRTPAPTPTLVPTGAKGGPVTEAKPKPKPSNEVTRDYIPKVGMTTYTIVPQKSLEKLRYFEVELTLEAPPVAPPEAEVVDDDVAKTHDESATAAQPADAPPAAPGADPPLRNGAEPSDSPAASPSQTSISASLPAGEAASAGRQPEEPEQAVPTEPAGEAKEKKVPPATKPKPASFRLPQHKRTPGYYVTSAAVKSAGGGHKEAAAAAAAAGGQPREPSPQAGDEAAVERVEEVVVVVEEEEKEEEEDWLFPPPPPREPAGEVEQAGQSLASAPAEPAQKPAATSPSPSPSPSSGYPDTILTRQGSLPAKPPSPGLSLEKLRSFAAPKPYSPTSPSRFAQAVSSAVKRSHSHSQGPVAVGQTTRKVPLYPLAGHSPIREMTEPLKNTVTDNGERDDKCPGAQGAEGAVTSSAGEAAGSTETQSQESATRDHSHGNGAPDTPPVSGVPPSTTLLRRSGEMQAAHEE; this comes from the exons ATGGAACAGCAGCAGGACAACCCCCTGGAGCGGGACCTGAccctggtggtggtgctgcccGAGGGGGATGAGAAGACCACTGTGGTCCACGGCAG CAAACCCTTGATGGACTTGTTAATAACGCTTTGCGCAAAGTACCATCTGAACCCGTCTGGACACACCATCGAGCTGGTCTCCACAAACCGGAACCACATCAAATTCAAGCCCAACGCTTTGATAGGAACCCTGGAGGCCGAGAAGATCCTGCTCAAGCCCAAGGGCATGGAGGAGAAGAACAAGAAGGTCGGGCCTCAGATGCCGGAG GCAACCGTGCGCCTGGTCATAAACTACAAGAAGACGCAGAAGACCATTCTCCGAGTCAGCCCCAAGGTCCCACTCAACCATCTCCTGCCAGCCATTTGTGAGAAATGTGAATTTGACACGACGACGACCATCTTGCTGAGAAACGTGCAGTCAGACGAGCCACTGGACCTGACCAACTCCCTCCACGACTTCGGCATCCGGGAAGTTTATGCAAGGGACACAAAAG CAATGAGCCCAACAGAACTGCCTCCTTCACCAACTCATTCAG ATACACTTTGTCTGTCAGCCAGGAAGGACAAGAGtcagaaagagcgagagaataAAGAGAACAAAGGACTGTTCAGCCTGTTCAGGAGGAGTCGAAAGAAGTCTGATCAG CCAATGACGGTGAGCGCCCCAGCGTCCCCCATCCTGAGGAAACCGAGACCGGTCAGTATGTGTGCCCTCCCGTCGCACACGTCCAGCTACAGCTCCAACACCATGCCGTCGGACGGGCCAAAGAAGCGGCGAGCGCCCTTGCCCCCCACCATGATGTCATCGGACACCACCGCTGACCAGGGGGCAGATCAGGAGGCTAAGCCTCAGTCTcccacacagacagatggacatcAG GACCATCCCTCCGTGAGTCGAGCATCCTCCTCCGAGTCGTCGCTGAAGAGGACCAAGCGGAAGGCACCTCCTCcgcccacctccacctccacccccacccccagcccctCTCCCCCCGAGGAGGCTCCGGCAGAGAGGAGTCTGACAG GAATTCCATTGCAGGCCCCTCTGGAGGAAATtggggagcaggaggaggagtccCTGGCACCCACTCCCGTCGAGGAGGAGTCGGGTGAGTCTGCGGCGCCTCGGGAAGAGTCGGGGTCCTCTCCGCTCCAGGCCTCCAGCGCTCTGGGCCACACCCAGGAAGATGACAGCAGCCTCAACTTGTCCGCCGACATCTCCATGGACTCGGAGCCAGGAGAGGCATCCTCGCCAACCCACGACTCCGACATGCTGAGCCTCTCGGCGTTCGAGGACACGGGGGAAGATCAGTCATGTGATCTGTCCTCACATGGCAA ACTAGCTGGCAGCTTGATGAGCAGCGAGGAGTACACCACTCAGATGCTAAGCGCGGAAGCACAGGCTGCCCCCAAGGGTGAAGATGAGG ACAGTGGTATGGAGCCTGCAGTGGAGAGCAGTGAGCAGGATGCCTCGTCTGCTCAGGAAGCCACAGTGCCTGATGAGTTTCCTGGAGGTGGTGCAGACCCAAGGCGCTCACCTGGGGCTGCTGGATCTCCGCAACACCCACCTGACACCCCACAGCCCCAGGTGGCAGAGGAGCCCTCACTGGATGCGGCGGGCAGCAGAGCGGCCAGTGCTCTGGAGGAATGCACACGGGGCGAGGCAATAAGTGGCGCGTCTTCCCCTACCAACGCTCCCGGGGCCACCTCCAAGCCCGAGCCCCAGCCAacgccaccgccaccgccgTCCGccgagctgcagagagacacgGCCACGTCTACTGAGGAACTCACCAGCCCGGAGGCTGTGTCTCCTGTTGCTTATCCCCCCACGCCTAGCCCTCCCCGCACCCCAGCCCCCACTCCTACCCTGGTGCCCACCGGCGCCAAGGGAGGCCCAGTCACCGAGGCCAAGCCCAAGCCAAAACCTTCCAATGAGGTGACCCGGGACTACATCCCCAAGGTGGGCATGACCACCTACACCATCGTGCCTCAGAAGTCCCTGGAGAAGCTGCGCTACTTTGAGGTGGAGCTGACACTGGAGGCGCCGCCCGTGGCCCCTCCCGAGGCCGAGGTCGTAGACGACGACGTGGCGAAGACTCACGATGAGTCGGCGACCGCAGCGCAGCCTGCAGACGCTCCCCCCGCCGCCCCCGGAGCTGACCCGCCACTCAGGAATGGGGCCGAGCCGAGCGACTCACCCGCCGCGTCCCCCTCACAGACGTCTATTTCAGCGTCCCTCCCAGCCGGGGAGGCTGCAAGCGCCGGCCGCCAACCCGAGGAGCCAGAGCAGGCTGTTCCGACAGAGCCAGCGGGGGAGGCCAAGGAAAAGAAAGTTCCACCCGCAACTAAGCCCAAACCTGCCTCTTTCCGCTTGCCACAGCACAAACGAACACCTGGGTATTATGTAACCTCGGCAGCAGTGAAGAGTGCTGGTGGTGGCCACAaggaggctgctgctgctgctgctgctgcagggggCCAGCCCAGGGAGCCCAGCCCTCAGGCTGGGGACGAGGCCGCAGTGGAGcgagtggaggaggtggtggtggtggtggaggaggaggagaaggaggaggaggaagactgGTTGTTCCCTCCACCGCCGCCACGGGAGCCTGCTGGAGAGGTGGAGCAGGCGGGGCAATCCCTGGCAAGTGCTCCAGCAGAGCCAGCCCAGAAACCAGCAGccaccagccccagccccagtccTAGCCCCAGCAGTGGGTACCCTGATACCATCCTGACGAGGCAGGGCAGCCTGCCTGCTAAGCCGCCCTCCCCTGGGCTCAGCCTGGAGAAACTGCGCAGCTTTGCGGCACCCAAGCCCTACTCCCCGACCTCGCCATCCCGCTTCGCCCAGGCCGTGTCCTCGGCGGTCAAGAGGTCCCATTCCCACAGCCAAGGCCCTGTGGCCGTTGGGCAGACTACACGCAAAGTGCCCCTCTACCCCCTCGCCGGCCACAGCCCTATAAGAGAGATGACAGAGCCCTTAAAAAACACG GTGACAGACAATGGGGAGCGAGACGACAAATGTCCAGGTGCACAGGGAGCCGAGGGGGCCGTGACCAGCTCTGCCGGCGAGGCCGCGGGATCCACGGAAACCCAGAGCCAAGAGTCGGCCACGCGGGACCACAGCCATGGAAACGGAGCGCCCGACACACCCCCC GTGTCAGGAGTTCCTCCCTCAACGACGCTGCTGCGGAGATCAGGCGAGATGCAGGCGGCACATGAGGAGTAG
- the cobll1b gene encoding cordon-bleu protein-like 1b isoform X1 → MTVDNCGKDLGQACRTDVVNRGMDDHRCQGAPHRRPPCTRRSSKSKAPPPPPAVKDLDGPPLSPTALGYQRAAMEQQQDNPLERDLTLVVVLPEGDEKTTVVHGSKPLMDLLITLCAKYHLNPSGHTIELVSTNRNHIKFKPNALIGTLEAEKILLKPKGMEEKNKKVGPQMPEATVRLVINYKKTQKTILRVSPKVPLNHLLPAICEKCEFDTTTTILLRNVQSDEPLDLTNSLHDFGIREVYARDTKAMSPTELPPSPTHSDTLCLSARKDKSQKERENKENKGLFSLFRRSRKKSDQPMTVSAPASPILRKPRPVSMCALPSHTSSYSSNTMPSDGPKKRRAPLPPTMMSSDTTADQGADQEAKPQSPTQTDGHQDHPSVSRASSSESSLKRTKRKAPPPPTSTSTPTPSPSPPEEAPAERSLTGIPLQAPLEEIGEQEEESLAPTPVEEESGESAAPREESGSSPLQASSALGHTQEDDSSLNLSADISMDSEPGEASSPTHDSDMLSLSAFEDTGEDQSCDLSSHGKLAGSLMSSEEYTTQMLSAEAQAAPKGEDEDSGMEPAVESSEQDASSAQEATVPDEFPGGGADPRRSPGAAGSPQHPPDTPQPQVAEEPSLDAAGSRAASALEECTRGEAISGASSPTNAPGATSKPEPQPTPPPPPSAELQRDTATSTEELTSPEAVSPVAYPPTPSPPRTPAPTPTLVPTGAKGGPVTEAKPKPKPSNEVTRDYIPKVGMTTYTIVPQKSLEKLRYFEVELTLEAPPVAPPEAEVVDDDVAKTHDESATAAQPADAPPAAPGADPPLRNGAEPSDSPAASPSQTSISASLPAGEAASAGRQPEEPEQAVPTEPAGEAKEKKVPPATKPKPASFRLPQHKRTPGYYVTSAAVKSAGGGHKEAAAAAAAAGGQPREPSPQAGDEAAVERVEEVVVVVEEEEKEEEEDWLFPPPPPREPAGEVEQAGQSLASAPAEPAQKPAATSPSPSPSPSSGYPDTILTRQGSLPAKPPSPGLSLEKLRSFAAPKPYSPTSPSRFAQAVSSAVKRSHSHSQGPVAVGQTTRKVPLYPLAGHSPIREMTEPLKNTVTDNGERDDKCPGAQGAEGAVTSSAGEAAGSTETQSQESATRDHSHGNGAPDTPPVSGVPPSTTLLRRSGEMQAAHEE, encoded by the exons GAGATCGTCTAAGAGCAAAGCCCCCCCGCCTCCGCCGGCCGTGAAGGACCTTGATGGTCCACCACTCTCCCCCACAGCACTTGGCTACCAGCGCGCGGCCATGGAACAGCAGCAGGACAACCCCCTGGAGCGGGACCTGAccctggtggtggtgctgcccGAGGGGGATGAGAAGACCACTGTGGTCCACGGCAG CAAACCCTTGATGGACTTGTTAATAACGCTTTGCGCAAAGTACCATCTGAACCCGTCTGGACACACCATCGAGCTGGTCTCCACAAACCGGAACCACATCAAATTCAAGCCCAACGCTTTGATAGGAACCCTGGAGGCCGAGAAGATCCTGCTCAAGCCCAAGGGCATGGAGGAGAAGAACAAGAAGGTCGGGCCTCAGATGCCGGAG GCAACCGTGCGCCTGGTCATAAACTACAAGAAGACGCAGAAGACCATTCTCCGAGTCAGCCCCAAGGTCCCACTCAACCATCTCCTGCCAGCCATTTGTGAGAAATGTGAATTTGACACGACGACGACCATCTTGCTGAGAAACGTGCAGTCAGACGAGCCACTGGACCTGACCAACTCCCTCCACGACTTCGGCATCCGGGAAGTTTATGCAAGGGACACAAAAG CAATGAGCCCAACAGAACTGCCTCCTTCACCAACTCATTCAG ATACACTTTGTCTGTCAGCCAGGAAGGACAAGAGtcagaaagagcgagagaataAAGAGAACAAAGGACTGTTCAGCCTGTTCAGGAGGAGTCGAAAGAAGTCTGATCAG CCAATGACGGTGAGCGCCCCAGCGTCCCCCATCCTGAGGAAACCGAGACCGGTCAGTATGTGTGCCCTCCCGTCGCACACGTCCAGCTACAGCTCCAACACCATGCCGTCGGACGGGCCAAAGAAGCGGCGAGCGCCCTTGCCCCCCACCATGATGTCATCGGACACCACCGCTGACCAGGGGGCAGATCAGGAGGCTAAGCCTCAGTCTcccacacagacagatggacatcAG GACCATCCCTCCGTGAGTCGAGCATCCTCCTCCGAGTCGTCGCTGAAGAGGACCAAGCGGAAGGCACCTCCTCcgcccacctccacctccacccccacccccagcccctCTCCCCCCGAGGAGGCTCCGGCAGAGAGGAGTCTGACAG GAATTCCATTGCAGGCCCCTCTGGAGGAAATtggggagcaggaggaggagtccCTGGCACCCACTCCCGTCGAGGAGGAGTCGGGTGAGTCTGCGGCGCCTCGGGAAGAGTCGGGGTCCTCTCCGCTCCAGGCCTCCAGCGCTCTGGGCCACACCCAGGAAGATGACAGCAGCCTCAACTTGTCCGCCGACATCTCCATGGACTCGGAGCCAGGAGAGGCATCCTCGCCAACCCACGACTCCGACATGCTGAGCCTCTCGGCGTTCGAGGACACGGGGGAAGATCAGTCATGTGATCTGTCCTCACATGGCAA ACTAGCTGGCAGCTTGATGAGCAGCGAGGAGTACACCACTCAGATGCTAAGCGCGGAAGCACAGGCTGCCCCCAAGGGTGAAGATGAGG ACAGTGGTATGGAGCCTGCAGTGGAGAGCAGTGAGCAGGATGCCTCGTCTGCTCAGGAAGCCACAGTGCCTGATGAGTTTCCTGGAGGTGGTGCAGACCCAAGGCGCTCACCTGGGGCTGCTGGATCTCCGCAACACCCACCTGACACCCCACAGCCCCAGGTGGCAGAGGAGCCCTCACTGGATGCGGCGGGCAGCAGAGCGGCCAGTGCTCTGGAGGAATGCACACGGGGCGAGGCAATAAGTGGCGCGTCTTCCCCTACCAACGCTCCCGGGGCCACCTCCAAGCCCGAGCCCCAGCCAacgccaccgccaccgccgTCCGccgagctgcagagagacacgGCCACGTCTACTGAGGAACTCACCAGCCCGGAGGCTGTGTCTCCTGTTGCTTATCCCCCCACGCCTAGCCCTCCCCGCACCCCAGCCCCCACTCCTACCCTGGTGCCCACCGGCGCCAAGGGAGGCCCAGTCACCGAGGCCAAGCCCAAGCCAAAACCTTCCAATGAGGTGACCCGGGACTACATCCCCAAGGTGGGCATGACCACCTACACCATCGTGCCTCAGAAGTCCCTGGAGAAGCTGCGCTACTTTGAGGTGGAGCTGACACTGGAGGCGCCGCCCGTGGCCCCTCCCGAGGCCGAGGTCGTAGACGACGACGTGGCGAAGACTCACGATGAGTCGGCGACCGCAGCGCAGCCTGCAGACGCTCCCCCCGCCGCCCCCGGAGCTGACCCGCCACTCAGGAATGGGGCCGAGCCGAGCGACTCACCCGCCGCGTCCCCCTCACAGACGTCTATTTCAGCGTCCCTCCCAGCCGGGGAGGCTGCAAGCGCCGGCCGCCAACCCGAGGAGCCAGAGCAGGCTGTTCCGACAGAGCCAGCGGGGGAGGCCAAGGAAAAGAAAGTTCCACCCGCAACTAAGCCCAAACCTGCCTCTTTCCGCTTGCCACAGCACAAACGAACACCTGGGTATTATGTAACCTCGGCAGCAGTGAAGAGTGCTGGTGGTGGCCACAaggaggctgctgctgctgctgctgctgcagggggCCAGCCCAGGGAGCCCAGCCCTCAGGCTGGGGACGAGGCCGCAGTGGAGcgagtggaggaggtggtggtggtggtggaggaggaggagaaggaggaggaggaagactgGTTGTTCCCTCCACCGCCGCCACGGGAGCCTGCTGGAGAGGTGGAGCAGGCGGGGCAATCCCTGGCAAGTGCTCCAGCAGAGCCAGCCCAGAAACCAGCAGccaccagccccagccccagtccTAGCCCCAGCAGTGGGTACCCTGATACCATCCTGACGAGGCAGGGCAGCCTGCCTGCTAAGCCGCCCTCCCCTGGGCTCAGCCTGGAGAAACTGCGCAGCTTTGCGGCACCCAAGCCCTACTCCCCGACCTCGCCATCCCGCTTCGCCCAGGCCGTGTCCTCGGCGGTCAAGAGGTCCCATTCCCACAGCCAAGGCCCTGTGGCCGTTGGGCAGACTACACGCAAAGTGCCCCTCTACCCCCTCGCCGGCCACAGCCCTATAAGAGAGATGACAGAGCCCTTAAAAAACACG GTGACAGACAATGGGGAGCGAGACGACAAATGTCCAGGTGCACAGGGAGCCGAGGGGGCCGTGACCAGCTCTGCCGGCGAGGCCGCGGGATCCACGGAAACCCAGAGCCAAGAGTCGGCCACGCGGGACCACAGCCATGGAAACGGAGCGCCCGACACACCCCCC GTGTCAGGAGTTCCTCCCTCAACGACGCTGCTGCGGAGATCAGGCGAGATGCAGGCGGCACATGAGGAGTAG